One Dietzia sp. JS16-p6b genomic window carries:
- a CDS encoding WhiB family transcriptional regulator, which translates to MPRYRNLQPTAEFWSWRDSAACIDLEDLFYSADDESKGQRRRKEDKAKAVCQGCPVFDACRQFAMDSKELYGVWGGTTESERHALAGRHRTG; encoded by the coding sequence ATGCCCAGATACAGGAACCTGCAACCAACCGCAGAATTCTGGTCGTGGCGCGACTCCGCCGCGTGTATCGATCTGGAAGACCTGTTCTACAGCGCGGACGACGAATCCAAGGGGCAGCGCCGACGTAAGGAGGACAAGGCGAAGGCGGTATGTCAGGGATGCCCCGTGTTCGACGCGTGTCGTCAATTCGCCATGGATTCGAAGGAACTGTACGGCGTCTGGGGTGGGACGACCGAGTCCGAACGTCACGCCCTGGCCGGTCGGCACCGCACCGGCTGA
- a CDS encoding DUF2993 domain-containing protein — translation MRRRGPIDRRGRGDRGRGGCGCFLLVLLLLILGVAVAAEFGARWYLSDRAEREASARLGAPVSVGFGPTPILWDLATSRAVDTVRMTSPGDRDAPRIDVTGHSVSMADGSIVAASADGTATLSGDQLTAAAAEGNPAGDSPVAGLTEVRSVRPDAQAGLLRADIGGIAEIGVAPGVSGGRLTLTPEETGVLGLPLPDGVFSGITGTVDTTVASLPEGVSIHGARVVPDGLEVALVGTDVTLR, via the coding sequence ATGCGACGACGAGGCCCTATCGACCGACGAGGACGAGGTGACCGCGGACGTGGTGGATGCGGGTGCTTCCTGCTCGTCCTGCTGCTCCTGATCCTCGGGGTGGCCGTGGCGGCGGAGTTCGGAGCCCGCTGGTACCTGTCGGACCGGGCGGAACGCGAGGCCTCGGCTCGGCTCGGCGCCCCGGTGTCGGTGGGTTTCGGCCCCACGCCGATCCTCTGGGACCTTGCCACCAGCCGGGCCGTCGACACGGTCCGGATGACCTCTCCAGGTGACCGAGACGCGCCCCGGATCGACGTGACCGGGCATTCGGTCAGCATGGCCGACGGCAGCATCGTCGCCGCGTCGGCGGACGGGACCGCCACGCTCAGCGGCGACCAGCTCACGGCGGCGGCGGCCGAGGGCAATCCCGCCGGCGACTCCCCGGTCGCGGGGCTGACGGAGGTCAGGTCGGTGCGCCCCGACGCGCAGGCCGGTCTGCTGCGCGCGGACATCGGTGGGATAGCCGAGATCGGCGTGGCGCCCGGGGTCTCGGGCGGACGGCTCACCCTGACCCCGGAGGAGACCGGGGTGCTCGGCCTGCCCCTGCCGGACGGGGTGTTCTCCGGGATCACCGGCACCGTCGACACGACGGTCGCCTCACTCCCCGAGGGGGTGTCGATCCACGGGGCGCGAGTGGTGCCCGACGGACTCGAGGTCGCCCTCGTCGGCACGGACGTCACGCTGAGGTAG
- a CDS encoding type 1 glutamine amidotransferase domain-containing protein yields MTETQDVNTDTRTVVFLVAGEGIERVELTEPWGAVTEAGHTALLVSTSDGEVELVDHLSPAGTQAVDRTTADVTAADADVLVLPGGVANPDALRRDQHAVTLVREMVEAGKPVLAICHAPWVLIEADVVRGRRVTSYPSLRTDLVNAGAEWVDEELVSSDGVFTSRNPDDLPAFCDALLGAIRGAD; encoded by the coding sequence ATGACCGAGACACAGGATGTGAACACTGACACCAGGACCGTCGTCTTCCTCGTGGCCGGCGAGGGGATCGAGCGGGTGGAGCTGACCGAACCATGGGGTGCCGTGACCGAGGCCGGCCACACGGCGCTCCTGGTGAGCACTTCCGACGGAGAGGTCGAACTCGTCGACCACCTCAGCCCGGCCGGCACCCAGGCCGTCGACCGCACGACCGCCGACGTCACCGCCGCCGATGCCGACGTGCTGGTCCTACCCGGCGGCGTCGCCAATCCCGACGCCCTCCGTCGCGACCAGCACGCCGTGACCCTCGTCCGCGAGATGGTCGAAGCGGGCAAGCCGGTTCTCGCCATCTGCCACGCACCCTGGGTGCTGATCGAGGCGGACGTCGTCCGGGGCCGCCGGGTGACCTCCTACCCCAGTCTGCGCACGGATCTGGTCAACGCCGGCGCCGAGTGGGTCGACGAGGAGCTGGTCAGTTCGGACGGCGTGTTCACGAGCCGCAACCCCGACGATCTCCCCGCTTTCTGCGACGCCCTCCTCGGGGCGATCCGCGGAGCGGACTAG
- a CDS encoding glutamate ABC transporter substrate-binding protein, with product MNFRRIGSAAAAVTLALGLAACGNDDGGENQLRIGIKFDQPGLGLKEGNDYTGLDVDVATYIAEKLGTPAEDIEWVQAPSAQRETLLETGQVDMIVATYSITDSRKEKVDFAGPYFIAGQDLLVRADDDSITGPASLEGKRLCSVSGSTSAQNVQEEVPGVNLQEFGTYSECVSALVSNAVDALTTDDTILAGYAAQDQYQGQLKVVGAPFSEELYGIGIRKGDTEKCEQINEAIREMIADGSWEAAVEENLGPAGFVPGEGNPPNPDACA from the coding sequence ATGAACTTCCGACGGATCGGATCGGCCGCCGCGGCGGTCACCCTGGCCCTCGGCCTCGCCGCGTGCGGGAACGACGACGGCGGCGAGAACCAGCTCCGGATCGGCATCAAATTCGATCAGCCGGGCCTCGGTCTCAAGGAGGGCAACGACTACACCGGGCTCGACGTCGACGTGGCCACGTACATCGCCGAGAAGCTCGGCACCCCCGCCGAGGACATCGAGTGGGTCCAGGCGCCGAGCGCGCAGCGCGAGACCCTCCTCGAGACCGGCCAGGTGGACATGATCGTCGCCACCTACTCGATCACCGACTCCAGGAAGGAGAAGGTCGACTTCGCCGGGCCGTACTTCATCGCCGGCCAGGATCTGCTGGTCCGCGCGGATGACGACAGCATCACGGGCCCGGCCTCCCTCGAGGGCAAGCGCCTGTGCTCGGTCTCCGGGTCCACCTCGGCCCAGAACGTCCAGGAAGAGGTCCCGGGGGTCAACCTCCAGGAGTTCGGCACCTACTCCGAATGTGTCTCGGCACTGGTGTCCAACGCGGTCGACGCCCTGACCACGGACGACACGATCCTCGCGGGGTACGCCGCGCAGGACCAGTACCAGGGCCAGCTCAAGGTCGTCGGCGCCCCGTTCTCCGAGGAGCTCTACGGGATCGGCATCCGGAAGGGCGACACCGAGAAGTGCGAGCAGATCAACGAGGCCATCCGCGAGATGATCGCCGACGGCAGCTGGGAGGCCGCCGTCGAGGAGAACCTCGGCCCGGCCGGGTTCGTCCCGGGCGAGGGGAACCCGCCCAACCCGGACGCCTGCGCCTGA
- a CDS encoding ISL3 family transposase, translating into MNATASLLADTICRTVELGVTITDAAVADELTHLFCAPVTLDPICAECGMAGRLRDHVQRKVTDLPIVGHPTRLHVRVPRFTCDNTECATRIFQQRMPALAEPRAKTTRRCSRWILQRLAIDRTSVSAVAKALGLGWDLVNDLAVSEVRTMVYEQPGHFDGVRVLGVDEHKWKHVRGDGSSAFVTVLVDLTPVVDGTGPSRLLDMVPGRSAKVLTEWLDARDQVFRDRVKVVTMDGFAGYHTAAASAVPAARTVMDPFHVVHLAADKLTVCRQRIQQATTGHRGRTGDPLYGIRRTLRTRAELLTDKQKMRLFQAFTAHDAHAAVEVTYGVYQRLITAYEASGKREGKIAMYKLLKSIRAGVPAELPELAQLGRSLWKRHREILAYFDVGASNGPVEAINGRLEHLRGIALGFRNLKHYILRSLIHSGQLQDRINAL; encoded by the coding sequence TTGAACGCTACCGCCAGCCTGCTCGCCGACACCATCTGCCGCACCGTCGAGCTCGGGGTGACCATCACCGACGCCGCTGTGGCTGACGAGCTCACGCACCTGTTCTGCGCCCCGGTCACACTCGACCCGATCTGCGCCGAGTGCGGGATGGCGGGCCGTTTGCGGGACCACGTCCAGCGGAAGGTCACGGATCTACCGATCGTCGGGCATCCCACCAGACTGCACGTGCGGGTACCGCGCTTCACCTGCGACAACACCGAGTGCGCTACGAGGATCTTCCAGCAGCGGATGCCGGCGTTGGCCGAGCCGCGGGCCAAGACCACCCGCCGCTGCAGCCGCTGGATCCTGCAGCGTCTGGCGATCGACCGCACCAGCGTGTCCGCCGTGGCCAAGGCCCTCGGGCTGGGGTGGGACCTGGTCAATGACCTGGCGGTCTCGGAGGTTCGCACGATGGTCTACGAGCAGCCCGGACACTTCGACGGAGTCCGCGTTCTCGGTGTCGATGAGCACAAATGGAAGCACGTGCGCGGCGACGGCAGCAGTGCGTTCGTCACCGTCCTGGTCGACCTGACCCCGGTCGTGGACGGCACCGGCCCGTCTCGCCTGTTGGACATGGTCCCGGGCCGTTCGGCGAAGGTCCTCACCGAGTGGCTGGACGCCCGTGACCAGGTGTTTCGAGACCGGGTCAAGGTTGTCACGATGGACGGGTTCGCCGGCTACCACACCGCCGCCGCCAGCGCGGTGCCCGCTGCCCGGACGGTGATGGACCCGTTCCACGTCGTGCACCTGGCCGCCGACAAGCTCACCGTGTGCCGCCAACGCATCCAGCAGGCCACCACCGGGCACCGGGGCCGCACGGGCGACCCGCTGTACGGCATCCGCCGCACCCTGCGAACCCGCGCTGAACTGCTGACCGACAAGCAGAAGATGCGCCTGTTCCAAGCGTTCACCGCCCATGACGCGCACGCGGCGGTGGAGGTCACCTACGGCGTCTACCAGCGACTCATCACTGCTTACGAAGCCTCGGGCAAGCGGGAGGGCAAGATCGCTATGTACAAGCTCCTCAAGTCGATCCGGGCCGGTGTACCCGCCGAACTCCCCGAGCTCGCGCAGCTCGGCCGTTCGCTGTGGAAGCGGCATCGGGAGATCCTGGCCTACTTCGACGTGGGCGCTTCCAACGGCCCCGTCGAAGCCATCAACGGACGCCTCGAGCACCTCCGCGGAATCGCCCTGGGCTTCCGGAACCTCAAGCACTACATCTTGCGGTCACTGATCCACTCCGGACAGCTTCAGGACCGGATCAATGCACTCTAA
- a CDS encoding amino acid ABC transporter permease, with protein sequence MSTQAVLFDAPGPKARLRHKIFTVVGALIAVGIAYVVYVQFEAAGQLQAFMWEPFVTDPQVWTSYLIPGLKGTFTAAAISVVLAVIFGLLFGMGRLSPFAPLRWFCGVIVEFFRSVPVLLMMVFAYFGYFATSNLVPNQHAPLAAVVTALTLYNGAVIAELVRSGVHGLPKGQTEAGLAVGLTPGQVLRSIQLPQALTAMLPALVGQLVVVLKDSALGYGITYLELLNWSKTLGSAYANTVPAYIVAGILFVVINYSLTKFAVYLEGRLKKRRAKT encoded by the coding sequence ATGAGTACCCAGGCCGTTCTGTTCGACGCCCCGGGACCCAAGGCCCGACTCCGCCACAAGATCTTCACGGTGGTCGGTGCCCTGATCGCCGTCGGGATCGCCTATGTGGTCTACGTCCAGTTCGAGGCCGCCGGCCAGCTGCAGGCGTTCATGTGGGAGCCCTTCGTCACCGACCCGCAGGTGTGGACCTCCTACCTGATCCCCGGTCTCAAGGGCACGTTCACGGCGGCAGCCATTTCCGTCGTGCTCGCGGTGATCTTCGGTTTGCTCTTCGGTATGGGTCGACTCTCGCCGTTCGCGCCGCTGCGGTGGTTCTGCGGCGTGATCGTGGAGTTCTTCCGCTCGGTCCCGGTGTTGCTGATGATGGTGTTCGCCTATTTCGGATACTTCGCGACCTCGAACCTCGTGCCCAACCAGCACGCGCCGCTGGCCGCGGTGGTCACCGCCCTGACCCTCTACAACGGCGCGGTCATCGCGGAACTCGTCCGCTCCGGAGTCCACGGACTGCCCAAGGGCCAGACCGAGGCCGGGCTCGCCGTGGGCCTCACGCCGGGGCAGGTGCTCCGCTCGATCCAGCTCCCGCAGGCTCTCACGGCCATGCTCCCGGCGCTCGTCGGCCAACTCGTCGTCGTCCTCAAGGATTCCGCCCTCGGCTACGGCATCACCTACCTGGAGTTGCTCAACTGGTCCAAGACCCTCGGGTCCGCCTACGCCAACACCGTTCCCGCGTACATCGTGGCGGGCATCCTCTTCGTGGTCATCAACTACTCGCTCACCAAGTTCGCCGTCTACCTCGAAGGTCGGCTGAAGAAGCGCCGCGCCAAGACCTGA
- a CDS encoding amino acid ABC transporter permease, with translation MGDIFANYDVFGAVWVTIQLSLLGTAGALVLGTIVAILRVSPVAVLRGLGTSYVNIFRNLPLTLLMVFSILGLSFILQLSVSDNFARNAFWWAAIMLAVYHAAYVCEALRSGVNTVPVGQAEAARSIGLGFGQSLREVILPQAFRGSIAPLGSVIIALIKNSTVAAVIGVGDSAGLLQVITENEGASLPTFFFFAMVFVVLTLPIGLWTTSLSRKLAVKR, from the coding sequence ATGGGCGACATATTCGCCAACTACGACGTCTTCGGGGCGGTGTGGGTCACCATCCAGCTCTCGCTGCTCGGGACGGCGGGCGCGCTGGTGCTGGGGACGATCGTCGCGATCCTGCGGGTCTCCCCGGTGGCCGTCCTCCGGGGGCTCGGCACCTCCTACGTCAACATCTTCCGCAACCTGCCGTTGACCCTGCTGATGGTCTTCAGCATCCTCGGCCTGTCCTTCATCCTCCAGCTGTCCGTCTCGGACAACTTCGCCCGCAACGCCTTCTGGTGGGCCGCGATCATGCTCGCGGTCTACCACGCGGCGTACGTCTGCGAGGCGCTGCGCTCCGGCGTCAACACGGTCCCGGTGGGGCAGGCCGAGGCGGCCCGGTCGATCGGGCTGGGGTTCGGGCAGTCGCTGCGCGAGGTGATCCTCCCGCAGGCCTTCCGGGGCTCCATCGCCCCCCTCGGCTCGGTCATCATCGCGCTCATCAAGAACTCGACGGTCGCCGCGGTCATCGGCGTAGGTGACTCCGCCGGGCTGCTGCAGGTGATCACCGAGAACGAGGGTGCCAGCCTGCCGACGTTCTTCTTCTTCGCCATGGTGTTCGTGGTGCTCACCCTCCCGATCGGGCTCTGGACCACCTCCCTCTCACGGAAGCTGGCGGTGAAGCGATGA
- a CDS encoding glycosyltransferase — MIGIYVHNEGRGHLHRVLPVMGALRERGLDVTMLIAGRFDDSLLPPGTRVVHLSAEPGDLQAPEEIPLEARREAVAWIDRARPRAFWVDSSPAMSLAAHMTGIPMVSTLPPGVREDEPHLLSFRAAERLIGAWPPGVHQATLRRIDSPVEEIGGVSRFERRDPEPRDHLNRPRVVHLNGSGTGGDHRFWRAVRMTARDLGVADWLEIGGPDGSWLEDPWPELCSADVVVTGAGQASVADAACADVPLVVVPGRRPYGEQDATAEALHGIPGAAVMRYGDGPTAVAHAVTAQVDRSRDGASTGIRSWWGVDGAAARAAEVIRAATRGLVG, encoded by the coding sequence ATGATCGGCATCTACGTCCACAACGAGGGGCGTGGTCACCTCCACCGCGTGCTCCCCGTGATGGGCGCACTACGGGAGCGCGGTCTCGACGTGACGATGCTGATCGCGGGGCGGTTCGACGACTCGCTCCTCCCGCCGGGGACGCGGGTCGTCCATCTCTCCGCCGAACCCGGCGACCTCCAGGCCCCGGAGGAGATCCCCCTGGAGGCGCGTCGCGAGGCCGTCGCGTGGATCGATCGCGCGCGGCCTCGCGCCTTCTGGGTCGATTCCTCGCCGGCCATGTCACTCGCGGCGCACATGACCGGCATCCCGATGGTCAGCACCCTCCCGCCCGGGGTGCGGGAGGACGAACCCCACCTGCTCAGTTTCCGGGCTGCCGAGCGCCTGATCGGGGCGTGGCCTCCGGGCGTGCACCAGGCCACTCTGCGGAGGATCGACAGCCCCGTGGAGGAGATCGGTGGGGTGTCCCGGTTCGAGCGACGGGACCCCGAACCACGTGATCACCTGAACCGGCCACGGGTGGTCCACCTGAACGGCTCCGGCACCGGAGGCGACCACCGGTTCTGGCGGGCCGTGAGAATGACCGCACGCGATCTCGGGGTCGCCGACTGGCTGGAGATCGGCGGACCGGACGGATCGTGGCTCGAGGACCCGTGGCCGGAGCTGTGCTCGGCGGACGTGGTGGTGACCGGGGCGGGGCAGGCATCGGTGGCGGACGCGGCCTGCGCCGATGTCCCGCTCGTCGTGGTCCCGGGCCGCCGACCGTACGGTGAGCAGGACGCGACGGCCGAGGCCCTCCACGGGATCCCCGGGGCCGCCGTGATGAGGTACGGCGACGGCCCGACGGCTGTCGCCCACGCCGTCACCGCCCAGGTCGATCGCTCCCGGGACGGCGCGTCGACGGGGATCAGATCGTGGTGGGGTGTCGACGGGGCGGCCGCCCGCGCCGCCGAGGTCATCAGGGCCGCCACGAGAGGGCTCGTGGGGTGA
- a CDS encoding SDR family NAD(P)-dependent oxidoreductase, translating into MDISGASAIVTGGASGIGAAVVRQLAAQGAKVVVADLNAEKGEALANDVGGTFVAVDVTKTEDNVKAVEAALELGPLRYLVNSAGIGWAQRTIGRDGEFASAFDLDSFRKVIDINLIGSFDMLRLAATAMSRGEADEDGQKGAIVNMASVAAFDGQIGQAAYSASKGGIVGLTLPVARDLSAAGIRLNTVAPGLIDTPIYGEGPDSEAFKAKLGESVLFPKRLGSGDELASMVMELLTNPYMNAQTVRVDGGVRMPPK; encoded by the coding sequence ATGGATATCTCCGGAGCAAGTGCAATCGTCACCGGTGGCGCATCGGGAATCGGCGCCGCCGTCGTCCGTCAGCTCGCCGCGCAGGGGGCCAAGGTGGTCGTCGCCGACCTCAACGCCGAGAAGGGCGAGGCGCTGGCGAACGACGTCGGCGGCACGTTCGTGGCTGTCGACGTGACCAAGACCGAGGACAACGTCAAGGCCGTCGAGGCCGCTCTCGAACTGGGCCCGCTGCGGTACCTGGTCAACTCGGCCGGCATCGGGTGGGCGCAGCGCACGATCGGCCGCGACGGAGAGTTCGCCTCGGCCTTCGACCTCGACTCGTTCCGCAAGGTCATCGACATCAACCTCATCGGCTCCTTCGACATGCTGCGACTGGCCGCCACGGCGATGTCCCGCGGCGAGGCCGACGAGGACGGCCAGAAGGGCGCGATCGTCAACATGGCCTCCGTCGCCGCCTTCGACGGCCAGATCGGCCAGGCCGCGTATTCCGCCTCCAAGGGCGGAATCGTGGGGCTGACCCTCCCCGTCGCTCGTGATCTGTCGGCCGCCGGCATCCGCCTCAACACCGTCGCCCCCGGCCTCATCGACACGCCGATCTACGGCGAGGGCCCCGACTCCGAGGCGTTCAAGGCCAAGCTCGGTGAGAGCGTGCTGTTCCCCAAGCGTCTCGGCTCGGGCGACGAACTGGCGTCGATGGTCATGGAGCTGCTCACGAACCCCTACATGAACGCGCAGACCGTGCGCGTCGACGGTGGCGTCCGGATGCCACCGAAGTGA
- a CDS encoding amino acid ABC transporter ATP-binding protein: MALVEISGVNKHFGDFQALKDITMSIEQGEVIVVIGPSGSGKSTLCRAINRLETFESGSITIDGKELPQEGKALARLRADVGMVFQSFNLFAHKTILENVTLGPIKVRKQTKAAAEKRAMELLDRVGVGHQAAKYPAQLSGGQQQRVAIARSLAMDPKVMLFDEPTSALDPEMINEVLDVMTGLAKSGMTMVVVTHEMGFARKAADRVIFMADGELVEQATPEEFFTNPQSGRAKDFLSKILTN, translated from the coding sequence ATGGCACTCGTCGAGATCTCTGGCGTCAACAAGCACTTCGGTGACTTCCAGGCGCTCAAGGACATCACCATGTCCATCGAACAGGGCGAGGTCATCGTCGTCATCGGGCCCTCGGGTTCCGGAAAGTCGACCCTCTGCCGCGCGATCAACAGGCTCGAGACCTTCGAATCGGGCTCCATCACGATCGACGGCAAGGAACTGCCCCAGGAGGGCAAGGCGCTCGCCAGGCTCCGCGCGGACGTCGGCATGGTGTTCCAGTCGTTCAACCTGTTCGCCCACAAGACGATCCTCGAGAACGTCACCCTCGGACCCATCAAGGTGCGCAAGCAGACCAAGGCCGCCGCCGAGAAGCGGGCGATGGAACTGCTCGACCGCGTCGGTGTGGGCCACCAGGCGGCCAAGTATCCGGCGCAGTTGTCCGGCGGTCAGCAGCAACGCGTGGCGATCGCCCGGTCCCTGGCGATGGACCCCAAGGTGATGCTCTTCGACGAGCCGACCTCCGCCCTGGATCCGGAGATGATCAACGAGGTCCTCGACGTGATGACGGGCCTGGCCAAGTCCGGCATGACGATGGTCGTGGTCACCCACGAGATGGGATTCGCCCGGAAGGCGGCCGACCGCGTCATCTTCATGGCCGACGGCGAGCTGGTCGAACAGGCGACCCCTGAAGAGTTCTTCACCAACCCGCAGAGCGGTCGCGCGAAGGACTTCCTGTCCAAGATCCTGACCAACTGA
- a CDS encoding fatty acid desaturase produces the protein MAISDVQEYAHLSAEDVEEIGRELDAIRQEVVDSLGESDRRYVNDTIRLQRGLVAGARVVLLFSGYRPAWLLGTGMLAAGKIIENMELGHNVMHGQWDWMNDPEIHSTTWEWDIVGTSEHWKATHNYHHHKYTNIVGMDDDVGYGVVRVTRDQPWHPGYSLNIVWNTILAFTFQWGVGVQHLEIAPGTINSSGWPEQKRRIGQFLRKARRQVGKDYVWFPLLSGPNWKSTMAANATANVIRNLWSNAVIFCGHFPDGADKFTLEDLEEETQAQWYLRQMLGSANFTGSDLTHFMSGNLSFQIEHHLFPTIPSNRYKELSVKVQDVCRRWDLPYTTGPLYKQYWQSWRTIAKLSLPNRFLKAGPDDAPETRSERMFAGEPRTYTDPQGARSGLVTALKHHTDPEQLRRLTRTA, from the coding sequence ATGGCGATATCAGACGTGCAGGAATACGCCCATCTCTCCGCCGAGGACGTCGAGGAAATCGGCCGAGAGCTCGACGCGATCCGGCAGGAGGTCGTGGATTCGCTCGGCGAGTCCGACCGCCGGTACGTGAACGACACCATCCGTCTCCAGCGCGGCCTCGTGGCCGGTGCCCGTGTGGTGCTCCTCTTCTCCGGGTATCGACCCGCGTGGCTGCTCGGCACCGGCATGCTGGCCGCCGGCAAGATCATCGAGAACATGGAGCTCGGCCACAATGTGATGCACGGGCAGTGGGACTGGATGAACGACCCGGAGATTCACTCCACCACGTGGGAGTGGGACATCGTGGGGACCTCGGAGCACTGGAAGGCCACCCACAACTACCACCACCACAAGTACACCAACATCGTGGGGATGGACGACGACGTGGGGTATGGCGTGGTTCGCGTGACCCGCGACCAGCCCTGGCATCCGGGGTACTCGCTCAACATCGTGTGGAACACGATTCTCGCGTTCACTTTCCAGTGGGGCGTCGGGGTGCAGCACCTGGAGATCGCGCCCGGCACGATCAACTCCTCGGGGTGGCCCGAGCAGAAGCGGCGCATCGGCCAGTTCCTCCGCAAGGCCCGCCGCCAGGTGGGTAAGGACTACGTATGGTTCCCGTTGCTCTCCGGGCCCAACTGGAAATCGACGATGGCGGCCAACGCCACCGCGAACGTCATCCGCAACCTGTGGTCGAACGCGGTGATCTTCTGCGGGCACTTCCCGGACGGCGCCGACAAGTTCACCCTCGAGGATCTCGAGGAGGAGACGCAGGCCCAGTGGTATCTGCGACAGATGCTCGGGTCGGCGAACTTCACGGGGAGCGATCTCACCCACTTCATGTCGGGCAACCTGTCGTTCCAGATCGAGCACCATCTCTTCCCGACCATTCCGTCCAACCGGTACAAGGAGCTTTCGGTGAAGGTCCAGGACGTGTGTCGGCGCTGGGACCTGCCCTACACCACCGGCCCGCTGTACAAGCAGTACTGGCAGTCATGGCGCACGATCGCCAAGCTCTCGCTTCCGAACCGGTTCCTCAAGGCCGGCCCGGACGATGCCCCGGAGACCAGGTCCGAGCGCATGTTCGCGGGTGAACCGCGTACCTACACCGACCCCCAAGGGGCTCGGTCGGGCTTGGTCACCGCACTGAAGCACCACACCGACCCGGAACAGCTCCGGCGTCTGACCCGCACGGCCTGA
- a CDS encoding VOC family protein, which produces MTCIPYISFPGNASEAFPYYQGLFGGKLDVMTYDQFPSTEDFPFDPPHGSVAHATLEAPGISLTGGDSMGENLPQPRNDVYSFLLGFDTEGEARAFLDKVTSSGGEMAMPFEVAPWGDLYGQVHDRFGIRWDVVVEGSAG; this is translated from the coding sequence ATGACCTGTATCCCCTACATCTCCTTCCCGGGTAACGCGTCCGAGGCGTTCCCGTACTACCAGGGGCTCTTCGGCGGGAAGCTCGACGTGATGACCTACGACCAGTTCCCGTCGACGGAGGACTTCCCGTTCGACCCGCCGCACGGGTCGGTGGCGCACGCGACCCTCGAGGCCCCCGGTATCAGCCTGACCGGCGGAGACTCCATGGGAGAGAACCTCCCGCAGCCGCGGAACGACGTCTACTCGTTCCTCCTGGGTTTCGACACCGAGGGCGAGGCCCGAGCGTTCCTGGACAAGGTCACCAGCAGCGGGGGCGAGATGGCGATGCCGTTCGAGGTCGCCCCGTGGGGGGACCTCTACGGGCAGGTCCACGATCGGTTCGGCATCCGCTGGGACGTGGTGGTCGAGGGCTCGGCCGGCTGA